From the Candidatus Omnitrophota bacterium genome, one window contains:
- a CDS encoding fumarylacetoacetate hydrolase family protein: MRIVRFKYRGEENWGIVQPDSIRLLKSPPFPSIRPSSRNIPFKKVKFLPPAAPSKIILIGLNYRDHAKELNMPIPKEPVIFMKPVSSLIACAEDIIYPPMCARLDYEAELALVIKKKAKNIRRLDADKYILGYTCLNDVTARDLQKRDGQWTRAKSFDTFCPVGPWLETEFDPANARVRAYLNGKLKQDSSTRNFIFDIRFLVCFISKVMTLYPGDLISTGTPAGVGPMRPGDTITIDISGIARLENRVARG, encoded by the coding sequence AGAGAACTGGGGTATAGTTCAGCCTGATTCAATCCGGCTGTTAAAATCCCCGCCTTTTCCCTCGATCAGGCCATCTTCCCGAAATATCCCCTTCAAAAAAGTAAAGTTCCTTCCTCCGGCAGCGCCATCCAAAATAATCCTCATCGGCTTGAATTACCGCGACCACGCCAAAGAGCTGAATATGCCTATCCCTAAAGAGCCGGTAATATTTATGAAGCCGGTGTCGTCCTTGATCGCCTGCGCAGAAGACATAATTTATCCGCCGATGTGCGCAAGGCTGGATTATGAAGCGGAGCTCGCGCTGGTGATCAAAAAGAAAGCCAAAAATATCCGGCGCCTCGATGCGGATAAATATATCCTGGGTTATACCTGCCTTAATGATGTAACTGCGCGCGACCTGCAGAAGAGGGATGGGCAGTGGACCAGGGCCAAGTCTTTTGATACCTTTTGCCCGGTAGGCCCGTGGCTGGAAACCGAATTCGACCCGGCGAATGCCCGCGTGCGCGCGTATCTTAATGGCAAATTAAAACAGGATTCTTCAACGCGGAATTTTATTTTTGACATACGGTTTCTGGTTTGCTTTATCTCCAAAGTAATGACGCTGTATCCGGGGGATTTGATATCCACCGGCACCCCTGCCGGAGTGGGGCCGATGCGGCCGGGGGATACGATAACAATCGATATATCCGGCATTGCCAGGTTAGAGAACCGCGTAGCCCGCGGGTAA
- a CDS encoding sodium:solute symporter family protein, producing MDNIFILTLVVSAYLFMIGYLGYYGYRKTKNATDYLVAGRNTHPFVMAISYGATFISTSAIVGFGGAAAVFGMGLLWLTFLNIALGIIIAFIIFGKRTRKIGHNLDVHTFPELLGKRFKSSFIQGFGGLVIFLFMPLYSAAVLIGAARFLETTFPTYINYSVALLIYTLIILAYVLAGGLKGVMYTDALQGTIMFVGMIILFIFTYAKLGGVTVAHQALTAISDKVPANLVALGHQGWTKMPALGSNLWWTLVSTIVMGVGIGVLAQPQLAVRFMTVKSNKELNRGVLIGGIFILCMTGFAFVVGALSNVYFLNNPQFAKISVAVAGGNMDKVIPAYINSALPSWFVYLFMLTLLSAAMSTSSSQFHTLGTSIGRDFVEKGLLAGKNFKYTVGITRLGIIAGVLATVTLGYKLPGNVIAIATALFFGLCANTFLAAYAGALFWKGMTKTGAIASMMVGFFGTAFWLLFIHQKEAVAIGLCKFIFNKPCLAGHPWTVVDPIVVILPISLLTAVLVSTFTKKLPKDHVENCFKHI from the coding sequence ATGGATAATATATTTATCCTTACGCTGGTCGTCAGCGCGTATTTGTTTATGATCGGTTATCTCGGTTATTACGGTTACCGCAAGACAAAGAACGCCACGGATTACCTGGTGGCCGGAAGGAACACGCACCCATTCGTCATGGCGATTTCTTACGGGGCCACTTTTATCAGCACCTCGGCGATAGTCGGTTTCGGCGGCGCGGCGGCGGTTTTCGGGATGGGCCTTTTGTGGCTGACTTTCCTGAACATCGCTTTGGGGATCATTATCGCTTTTATCATTTTCGGAAAACGCACCAGGAAGATCGGGCATAACTTGGACGTGCATACGTTCCCGGAGCTTCTGGGGAAAAGGTTTAAATCCAGCTTCATCCAGGGGTTCGGCGGCCTGGTCATCTTTTTATTTATGCCGCTATATTCGGCGGCAGTGCTGATCGGCGCGGCGCGCTTCCTGGAAACCACGTTTCCCACGTATATAAACTATAGCGTGGCTTTGCTTATATATACCCTGATCATCCTGGCTTATGTCCTGGCCGGCGGGTTAAAGGGGGTTATGTACACGGACGCCTTGCAAGGGACGATCATGTTCGTGGGCATGATCATATTGTTCATCTTTACTTACGCGAAATTGGGCGGAGTTACTGTGGCGCATCAGGCGCTTACCGCCATATCCGATAAGGTCCCGGCCAATCTCGTAGCGTTGGGGCATCAGGGCTGGACCAAAATGCCTGCTTTGGGCTCTAATTTATGGTGGACGCTGGTATCGACGATAGTTATGGGCGTGGGGATAGGGGTTCTTGCCCAGCCGCAACTGGCGGTAAGGTTTATGACCGTGAAAAGCAATAAAGAGCTCAACCGCGGCGTATTGATCGGCGGGATATTCATCCTTTGTATGACCGGTTTTGCGTTTGTAGTCGGCGCGCTTTCAAATGTCTATTTCCTGAATAATCCCCAGTTTGCCAAGATCTCGGTGGCGGTTGCCGGGGGGAATATGGATAAAGTGATCCCGGCGTACATAAACAGCGCTTTGCCGTCCTGGTTCGTGTACCTGTTTATGCTGACGCTTTTGTCCGCGGCGATGTCCACTTCCAGCTCGCAGTTCCATACCCTGGGCACATCTATCGGCAGGGATTTTGTCGAAAAAGGGCTATTGGCCGGAAAGAATTTCAAGTATACCGTGGGGATCACCAGGCTGGGCATAATCGCCGGGGTGTTGGCTACGGTGACTTTGGGTTATAAGCTTCCGGGGAATGTCATCGCTATCGCCACCGCTTTATTTTTCGGCTTGTGCGCGAATACGTTCCTGGCTGCTTATGCCGGAGCTCTTTTTTGGAAGGGGATGACCAAGACCGGCGCTATCGCCAGCATGATGGTAGGGTTTTTCGGCACCGCGTTCTGGCTGCTCTTCATCCATCAGAAAGAAGCGGTGGCCATAGGTTTATGCAAGTTTATTTTCAACAAGCCCTGCCTGGCCGGGCATCCCTGGACAGTGGTTGATCCTATAGTGGTTATCCTGCCTATTTCTTTGTTGACCGCGGTGTTGGTGAGCACATTCACCAAAAAACTGCCCAAGGATCACGTGGAGAATTGCTTTAAACATATATAA
- a CDS encoding alginate export family protein — protein MARKLFIAAGVFLGAWLLLSASAFAQVNFKGGIAERVRHEYWSNNWDMENHHYDKGDRNYFRLKTSFWGKADYEDLGLYVKMTNENKAYAFYGGSADKKYHYDIDEVVFDNLYLDVNKPFDLPLSIRAGRQDFLGPTGYGEGFLIADGTPLDGSRTYYFNALKASWTVNERNTLDFIYINNPRSDIYLPVINKSKPTTQLNYTDEQAYVFYLKNKGIKSLNFEPYYIYKTEGDRGGSGLQSQRGYVNTIGAFGKYNLEPWTFRAQLADQFGKYGKEDRSGLGGYAFVDRDFKETVWSPGATLGVVYLSGDDKKTGKNEGWDPLFSRYPWFSELYQSAFTGESGPAYWTNLQMYRVGLSAKPSAKMKLSFFYNFLRANETIPASSTYSYSGKGKDRGHLEQARIDYAFNKNISAYFLAEYFQPRNVYASNADNAIFLRTEIQIKF, from the coding sequence ATGGCACGAAAACTTTTTATCGCGGCAGGTGTGTTTCTGGGGGCTTGGCTTTTATTATCCGCCAGCGCGTTCGCCCAGGTGAATTTCAAAGGCGGGATAGCCGAGCGGGTGCGCCATGAATACTGGTCGAACAATTGGGATATGGAGAATCATCATTATGACAAGGGCGACCGCAACTATTTCCGTTTGAAGACCAGTTTCTGGGGCAAGGCCGATTACGAGGATCTGGGCCTTTATGTGAAGATGACCAATGAAAACAAAGCCTACGCTTTTTACGGCGGGTCAGCGGATAAAAAGTACCATTATGATATCGACGAGGTCGTTTTTGACAACCTTTATCTGGACGTGAACAAGCCGTTTGACCTGCCCTTGAGCATACGCGCGGGCAGGCAGGATTTCCTGGGGCCGACCGGTTACGGCGAAGGGTTCTTGATCGCCGACGGCACTCCCTTGGACGGCTCAAGGACATATTATTTCAATGCCTTGAAAGCCAGCTGGACGGTGAATGAGCGGAACACCCTGGATTTTATTTACATCAATAATCCCAGGAGCGATATTTACCTGCCGGTGATCAATAAGAGCAAGCCTACCACGCAGCTGAATTATACCGACGAACAGGCGTATGTCTTTTACCTGAAAAACAAGGGGATAAAAAGCCTGAACTTTGAGCCTTACTATATTTACAAGACTGAAGGCGATAGGGGAGGCTCCGGTTTGCAATCGCAAAGGGGATACGTTAATACGATCGGCGCGTTCGGGAAATATAATCTCGAACCGTGGACGTTCAGGGCGCAGTTGGCCGATCAGTTCGGCAAATACGGCAAAGAGGACCGTTCCGGACTGGGCGGCTACGCGTTCGTGGACCGGGATTTCAAGGAAACAGTCTGGTCTCCCGGCGCTACTTTGGGCGTGGTTTATCTTTCCGGCGACGACAAAAAGACAGGCAAGAATGAGGGCTGGGACCCGTTGTTTTCACGTTATCCCTGGTTTTCCGAGCTGTACCAATCCGCGTTCACCGGGGAGTCAGGCCCGGCGTACTGGACTAACCTGCAGATGTATAGGGTAGGATTGAGCGCAAAACCGTCGGCGAAAATGAAATTAAGCTTCTTTTATAATTTCCTGCGGGCTAACGAGACTATCCCGGCAAGTTCCACATATTCATATTCCGGCAAAGGCAAGGACCGGGGGCATTTGGAGCAGGCAAGGATCGATTATGCCTTTAACAAGAATATATCCGCGTATTTCCTGGCTGAGTATTTCCAGCCGAGAAACGTTTATGCCTCAAACGCGGACAACGCTATATTCTTGCGCACCGAGATCCAGATCAAGTTCTAA